The Deinococcus sp. Marseille-Q6407 genome has a window encoding:
- a CDS encoding aminopeptidase yields MPTFLPYDPAKHAELLVDYCLYAQLGERLQLASSTLALPLMQELYRTVLRRGARPVMQLEYPGQLDDFAALAADDVLDQVHQGELLSMEQMDGTLRVKAPEAPLAGDPKRHARLVASGAQLAAVRSQKKWSLTLYPTEFAAEQANMPLPEFEDFVMRAMFLDRADPVAAWGEIREMQAGLIERLRRADQFRIQNAGTDLTFSVRGRTWSNSDGRRNMPSGEVFTGPIEDTANGYVTFSVPTIYGGQWVRGARLEFRDGLVVDARADEGEDVLLAALDTDPGARRLGEIGIGSNFGIQRPTGNILFDEKMGGTVHLALGRSYPETGGLNESGIHWDLITDLRPAAGGGTVSLDGEVWQRDGQFV; encoded by the coding sequence ATGCCAACATTTCTTCCCTACGACCCCGCCAAGCATGCCGAACTGCTGGTGGACTACTGCCTGTACGCCCAGCTGGGCGAACGCCTGCAACTTGCCAGCTCGACCCTGGCGCTGCCGCTGATGCAGGAGCTGTACCGCACGGTGCTGCGCCGCGGCGCCCGGCCGGTGATGCAGCTGGAATATCCCGGTCAGCTGGACGATTTCGCGGCGCTGGCTGCCGATGATGTCTTGGACCAGGTTCACCAGGGCGAGCTGCTCAGCATGGAGCAGATGGACGGCACCCTGCGCGTCAAGGCGCCCGAGGCCCCGCTGGCCGGCGACCCGAAGCGTCACGCCCGGCTGGTGGCCAGCGGCGCTCAGCTGGCCGCCGTGCGCTCGCAGAAAAAGTGGAGCCTGACCCTCTACCCGACCGAATTTGCCGCTGAGCAGGCCAATATGCCGCTGCCCGAGTTCGAGGACTTCGTGATGCGGGCGATGTTTCTTGACCGCGCCGACCCGGTGGCCGCTTGGGGCGAGATCCGCGAGATGCAGGCCGGCCTGATCGAGCGGCTGCGCCGCGCCGATCAGTTCCGCATTCAGAATGCCGGCACCGACCTGACCTTCTCGGTGCGGGGCCGTACCTGGTCCAACTCGGACGGGCGGCGCAACATGCCCAGCGGTGAGGTGTTCACCGGCCCCATCGAGGACACCGCCAACGGTTACGTGACCTTCAGCGTGCCCACCATTTACGGCGGTCAGTGGGTGCGTGGCGCCCGGCTGGAATTCCGGGACGGTCTGGTGGTGGACGCCCGCGCCGACGAAGGCGAGGACGTGCTGCTGGCCGCGCTGGACACCGACCCCGGCGCCCGCCGCCTCGGCGAAATCGGTATCGGGTCCAACTTCGGAATTCAGCGCCCGACCGGCAACATCCTCTTCGACGAGAAGATGGGCGGCACCGTCCACCTGGCGCTGGGCCGCTCCTATCCGGAGACCGGCGGCCTCAACGAAAGCGGCATTCACTGGGACCTGATCACCGACCTGCGTCCGGCGGCCGGTGGCGGCACCGTCAGCCTGGACGGTGAAGTCTGGCAGCGCGACGGCCAGTTCGTCTGA
- a CDS encoding MazG nucleotide pyrophosphohydrolase domain-containing protein: protein MQELLTTLRRLRAPGGCPWDREQTHESLRPYLLEEAAEAVDAVAEGPAELCSELGDVLLQVAFHSVIAEEHGTFSYAEIERGIVEKMVRRHPHVFGAHAPLAQASEVRGVWEQVKREERGGREKTLAEQLPSALGALERERQVQHKTGAVPGGRAALLQAVTQAPETAEGVAEVLAAAVAWARAAGVNPELALRDHTARALRAAEERSGNTDEATA from the coding sequence ATGCAAGAGTTGCTGACCACCCTGCGCCGGCTGCGTGCCCCGGGCGGCTGCCCCTGGGACCGCGAACAGACCCACGAGTCGCTGCGCCCCTACCTGCTGGAAGAAGCGGCCGAGGCGGTAGACGCCGTAGCCGAAGGCCCCGCCGAGCTGTGCAGTGAGCTGGGGGACGTGCTGCTGCAGGTGGCTTTTCACTCGGTGATTGCCGAGGAGCACGGCACTTTCTCCTACGCCGAGATCGAGCGCGGCATCGTGGAAAAGATGGTGCGGCGCCATCCGCATGTGTTCGGTGCCCACGCGCCACTGGCCCAGGCCAGCGAGGTGCGTGGCGTGTGGGAGCAAGTTAAGCGTGAGGAACGCGGCGGCCGCGAGAAGACGCTGGCCGAGCAGCTGCCCTCGGCGTTGGGGGCCCTGGAACGCGAGCGGCAGGTTCAGCATAAGACTGGCGCTGTCCCCGGCGGCCGTGCGGCGCTGTTGCAGGCGGTCACGCAGGCCCCTGAGACTGCCGAGGGCGTAGCCGAGGTGCTGGCTGCAGCGGTGGCCTGGGCACGGGCAGCCGGGGTGAACCCCGAGCTGGCGCTGCGCGACCACACGGCCCGCGCCTTACGGGCGGCAGAGGAGAGAAGCGGGAACACCGATGAAGCCACAGCTTGA
- a CDS encoding peptide chain release factor 3: MTQTQAAQLQGEIDRRRTFAIISHPDAGKTTITEKLLLYGGAIQEAGSVTAKQGRSHTQSDWMSIEQQRGISISSSALTFEYGGRHINLLDTPGHQDFSEDTYRTLTAADSALMVLDAARGVQAQTEKLFAVCRNRGIPILTFVNKMDRPALDPFELLNQVEESLGIVAVPLTWPIGDGPDFKGVYDLQTKRVLAFERTSGGKHRAPVQTAGLDDPKLAELVGADLAAALAEAVELIEGALPEFSLDAFLAGEMTPVFFGSAMNNFGVEHFLSNFVQLAPAPGPVETDQGLRAPTEEFAGFIFKLQANMSRAHRDRTAYMRVMSGEFDRGMDVIHGRTGRKLRLSQAHTLFAQDREKVEEAYPGDIVGLVNPGVFQIGDVVSVSGKVALPSFPRFTPETFASVYLKDVGKRKAFMKGLTQLAEEGVVQVFYPTDGAREPFLGAVGPLQFEVFQARLEEEYKVEVEMSVTSYSLVRWIAGEEGSVARFARTMEDDQGRPVMLFRSKYDLDYTAEQHPEIEFLPLPKDLTRVE, encoded by the coding sequence ATGACCCAGACCCAAGCCGCCCAACTTCAGGGCGAAATTGACCGCCGCCGCACCTTCGCTATCATTTCTCACCCCGACGCCGGCAAGACCACCATCACCGAGAAACTGCTGCTGTACGGGGGCGCCATTCAGGAAGCCGGCAGCGTGACCGCCAAGCAGGGCCGCAGCCACACCCAGTCCGACTGGATGAGCATCGAGCAGCAGCGCGGGATTTCCATTTCCAGCAGTGCGCTGACCTTCGAGTATGGTGGCCGGCATATCAACCTGCTGGATACCCCGGGACACCAGGACTTTTCCGAGGACACCTACCGCACCCTGACCGCCGCCGACTCGGCCCTGATGGTGCTGGACGCCGCCCGTGGCGTGCAAGCCCAGACCGAGAAGCTGTTCGCGGTGTGCCGCAACCGGGGTATTCCCATCCTGACTTTTGTGAACAAGATGGACCGCCCGGCGCTGGACCCCTTCGAGCTGCTGAATCAGGTGGAAGAATCGCTGGGCATCGTGGCGGTGCCGCTGACCTGGCCGATCGGCGACGGCCCCGACTTCAAGGGCGTATATGACCTGCAGACCAAGCGGGTGCTGGCTTTCGAGCGCACCTCCGGCGGCAAGCACCGCGCTCCGGTGCAGACGGCCGGCCTGGACGACCCCAAGCTGGCCGAACTGGTCGGCGCTGACCTGGCCGCCGCGCTGGCCGAGGCGGTGGAACTGATCGAAGGCGCCCTGCCGGAATTCAGCCTGGACGCTTTCCTGGCCGGCGAAATGACCCCGGTGTTCTTTGGCAGCGCCATGAACAACTTCGGGGTGGAGCACTTCCTGAGCAACTTCGTGCAGCTGGCCCCCGCGCCGGGGCCGGTGGAAACTGACCAGGGCCTGCGGGCACCCACCGAGGAGTTTGCCGGATTCATCTTCAAGCTGCAGGCCAACATGAGCCGCGCGCACCGTGACCGCACCGCCTATATGCGGGTGATGTCGGGCGAGTTCGACCGTGGGATGGACGTGATTCACGGCCGCACCGGGCGCAAGCTGCGGCTCTCGCAGGCGCACACGCTGTTTGCCCAGGACCGCGAAAAGGTGGAAGAAGCCTACCCCGGCGACATCGTGGGTCTGGTCAACCCCGGCGTGTTCCAGATTGGCGACGTGGTGAGCGTGAGCGGCAAAGTGGCATTGCCCAGCTTCCCACGCTTTACGCCCGAAACCTTTGCCAGCGTGTACCTCAAGGATGTGGGCAAGCGCAAGGCATTCATGAAGGGCCTGACCCAGCTGGCCGAAGAAGGCGTGGTGCAGGTGTTCTACCCCACTGACGGGGCGCGTGAGCCGTTCTTGGGTGCGGTAGGCCCGCTGCAGTTTGAGGTGTTCCAGGCGCGGCTGGAAGAGGAATACAAGGTGGAGGTAGAGATGAGCGTGACGAGTTATTCGCTGGTGCGCTGGATTGCCGGCGAGGAAGGCAGCGTGGCCCGCTTTGCCCGCACGATGGAAGACGATCAGGGCCGGCCGGTGATGCTGTTCAGAAGCAAATACGACCTGGACTACACCGCCGAGCAGCACCCGGAAATCGAGTTCCTGCCGCTGCCCAAGGACCTGACGCGCGTCGAATGA
- a CDS encoding NUDIX hydrolase, with amino-acid sequence MKPQLEPALDPLEESLLYDPAADPWAAWVARRSRHQLDLPDFRRAAVLAALSLEPVPRLLLTVRSADLPTHQGQVAFAGGSLEAGETPVQAALREAWEEVGLPPQNVTLLGELDDVFTPIGFHVTPVLARFQFPEQLRLNPGEVDRLLLCSLDELRQTAAPPTLRTLPDGREYPMYEYFPRGVRVWGMTARIVHDLLEAGVG; translated from the coding sequence ATGAAGCCACAGCTTGAGCCGGCGCTGGACCCCCTGGAAGAATCACTCCTGTATGACCCGGCGGCCGACCCCTGGGCCGCCTGGGTGGCCCGGCGCTCGCGGCATCAGCTGGACCTGCCCGATTTCCGGCGGGCGGCGGTGCTGGCGGCGCTGTCGCTGGAGCCGGTGCCGCGGCTGCTGCTGACGGTGCGCTCGGCCGACCTGCCCACCCATCAGGGGCAGGTGGCGTTCGCGGGCGGGTCGCTGGAAGCGGGCGAGACGCCGGTGCAGGCGGCGCTGCGGGAAGCCTGGGAGGAAGTGGGTTTGCCACCGCAGAACGTGACGTTGCTGGGCGAGCTGGACGACGTGTTTACGCCAATCGGCTTTCACGTGACGCCGGTGCTGGCGCGCTTCCAGTTTCCAGAGCAGCTGCGGCTCAACCCCGGTGAGGTGGACCGGCTGCTGCTCTGCTCGCTGGACGAACTGCGCCAGACGGCGGCGCCGCCCACACTGCGAACCCTGCCGGACGGCCGCGAGTACCCCATGTACGAGTATTTTCCGCGGGGGGTGCGGGTCTGGGGCATGACCGCCCGGATTGTGCATGACCTGCTGGAAGCGGGGGTGGGGTAG
- a CDS encoding DEAD/DEAH box helicase, which yields MTGVDLREFSAAALAGAQALPEGAVKGLKLRRMPQQGVKGNARVRAGKRWFAQRFVLDSDGHLTESRCSCGEVHCAHLARVLGSVQLERAQQALLSGEQEQATGPEQAAEAKPSDAAGQTRNNQPGNAQAQPAEVAADSPAGGSGKHRKKRRKNAAGTQDAGTPAAEAGALAPAPSGKRRGRVSRARATAEQYGPLLQGLRRPEAPRRGQALRYRLNLIPNPEGGPDLVSVGVEQARYTRAGVLLPEHSLELPPAGSLEWRRGWLDTLPPGADSDRELLRGLSEYGDPALLNDQPVQLLRRELLTDHLLASLLATGRLHAGGDAQPLAPGPARPLRYAWKQRRGGAQQFELRAPAGLDERQIFGLHSRWYLDRENGQLGEVLGLLPPAVEQAMLDLSPLAPEQAAATRVLLAQQFQELLGERAGEVPLPQAMQEHAEVAPHQPVLTLHETEVRAGRGRHRQTQPVAVAELHHEYAGQRLDGDAEGAAQTLYRRDPDAEAQAERQLAGSGLHPLSELFPAATQPQHPTLEQLYSVTDPADWYHFLQDVRPRLEEAGFRVDLAPSFPYHFAEIEEWYGAAEESRQGGWFDLELGVTVGGQRHSLLPLLTGLLERQPELLDSATLAALPDDRPLLTALPDGRTLALPAGRVRDILSVLVELHLQGRQSSSSLRLSVLDAGRLAELDRALGLRWLGRQDLLELGRRLQDFGGIPPVRAPRGLQARLRPYQRQGLGWLQFLREYDLGGVLADDMGLGKTVQTLAHLLTEKRAGRAEGRPSLVVAPTSVLGNWRAEAERFTPGLRVLTLHGPGRQQYFGRLEDYDLVLTSYALLPRDIEALREQPFHLVILDEAQNIKNPRSAAARAARALQARYRLALTGTPLENHLGELWSLFHFLMPGLLGSERQFGELYRTPIEKAGDLARQRALAARTRPFVLRRDKRQVARELPDKTEVVVRLDLEGDQRDLYETVRVNLEGRVRQELEARGLARSSVTILDALLKLRQAATDPRLVRLSMAAQVQHNAKREWLLAQLPQMVQEGHRVLVFSQFASLLGLLETDLKELGISYSKLTGQTRRRAEAIERFQSGEAEVFLISLKAGGVGLNLTAADTVIHLDPWWNPAAEAQATDRAYRIGQDQPVFVYKLIAAGSVEERILELQSRKAALAQGVLDGGLTSAAQLTQADLDALLAPLAAGEEKGSSEAATGPLPLPAAEEAAPRAPRPARKPAARRAKQAAGKAEKSSAAAVKEEEEEAPEPEPVGS from the coding sequence ATGACAGGGGTAGACCTCAGGGAATTTTCGGCGGCGGCCCTGGCCGGGGCGCAGGCCCTGCCCGAAGGGGCCGTCAAGGGCCTGAAACTGCGCCGGATGCCGCAGCAGGGCGTCAAGGGCAACGCCCGGGTGCGGGCCGGCAAACGCTGGTTCGCGCAGCGCTTCGTGCTGGACAGTGACGGACACCTCACCGAGAGCCGCTGCTCGTGCGGTGAGGTCCACTGCGCCCACCTGGCGCGGGTGCTCGGCAGTGTGCAGCTGGAACGGGCACAGCAGGCGCTGCTCAGCGGCGAACAGGAGCAGGCAACCGGGCCGGAGCAAGCGGCTGAGGCCAAACCCTCTGACGCGGCCGGGCAGACCCGCAACAACCAGCCCGGCAATGCCCAGGCCCAGCCGGCAGAAGTGGCCGCCGACAGTCCTGCCGGTGGCAGCGGCAAACACCGCAAAAAGCGCCGTAAGAACGCGGCTGGCACGCAGGACGCTGGAACTCCGGCTGCCGAGGCAGGCGCTCTGGCACCCGCCCCCTCCGGCAAACGCCGGGGCCGGGTCTCGCGGGCACGGGCCACCGCCGAGCAATACGGGCCTTTGCTTCAGGGGCTGCGCCGCCCGGAGGCGCCCCGGCGCGGGCAGGCGCTGCGCTACCGCCTGAACCTGATTCCCAACCCCGAAGGTGGCCCCGACCTGGTGAGTGTGGGCGTGGAGCAGGCCCGCTACACCCGCGCCGGCGTGCTGCTGCCCGAGCATTCACTGGAACTGCCGCCTGCCGGCAGCCTGGAGTGGCGCCGTGGCTGGCTGGACACCCTGCCGCCCGGTGCCGACAGCGACCGCGAACTGCTGCGCGGCCTGAGCGAATACGGCGACCCGGCCCTGCTGAACGACCAGCCGGTGCAGCTGCTGCGCCGCGAACTGCTGACCGACCACCTGCTGGCCTCATTGCTGGCCACTGGCCGGCTGCACGCCGGGGGCGACGCTCAACCGCTGGCCCCCGGCCCAGCCCGGCCCCTGCGCTACGCCTGGAAACAGCGCCGCGGCGGCGCGCAGCAGTTCGAGCTGCGCGCGCCGGCCGGGCTGGACGAACGCCAGATCTTCGGGCTGCACAGCCGCTGGTATCTGGACCGGGAAAACGGGCAGCTGGGCGAGGTGCTGGGCCTGCTGCCGCCCGCCGTGGAGCAGGCGATGCTGGACCTTTCGCCGCTGGCCCCCGAGCAGGCGGCCGCCACCCGTGTCCTCTTGGCCCAGCAGTTTCAGGAGCTGCTGGGTGAGCGGGCCGGCGAGGTGCCGCTCCCGCAGGCCATGCAGGAACACGCGGAAGTGGCCCCGCACCAGCCGGTGCTGACCTTGCATGAAACCGAGGTGCGGGCCGGCCGGGGCCGTCACCGCCAGACCCAGCCGGTGGCCGTGGCCGAGCTGCACCACGAGTACGCCGGGCAGCGCCTGGACGGAGACGCGGAGGGCGCTGCCCAGACCCTTTACCGCCGCGACCCAGACGCCGAAGCCCAAGCAGAGCGGCAGCTGGCTGGCAGCGGCCTGCACCCGCTGAGCGAGCTGTTTCCGGCCGCTACACAGCCGCAGCACCCCACGCTGGAACAGCTGTACAGCGTGACCGACCCGGCCGACTGGTACCACTTCCTGCAGGACGTGCGCCCGCGGCTGGAAGAGGCCGGCTTCCGGGTGGACCTGGCCCCCTCCTTTCCCTACCACTTTGCAGAAATCGAGGAATGGTACGGGGCCGCCGAGGAAAGCCGCCAAGGCGGCTGGTTCGACCTGGAACTGGGGGTCACGGTGGGCGGGCAGCGCCACAGCCTGCTGCCGCTGCTGACCGGGCTGCTGGAACGTCAGCCGGAATTGCTGGATTCGGCCACTCTGGCGGCCCTCCCGGATGACCGCCCACTGCTCACCGCGCTGCCGGACGGCCGCACCCTGGCCCTCCCTGCCGGGCGGGTGCGCGACATTCTCAGCGTGCTGGTGGAACTGCACCTGCAGGGCCGCCAGAGCAGTTCCTCGCTGCGGCTGTCGGTGCTGGACGCCGGCCGCCTGGCCGAGCTGGACCGGGCACTGGGCCTGCGCTGGCTGGGCCGCCAGGACCTGCTGGAACTGGGCCGGCGCCTGCAAGACTTTGGTGGCATTCCCCCGGTGCGGGCGCCGCGCGGCCTTCAGGCCCGGCTGCGGCCCTACCAGCGCCAGGGCCTGGGCTGGCTGCAATTCCTGCGCGAGTACGACCTGGGCGGCGTGCTGGCCGACGACATGGGGCTGGGCAAGACGGTCCAGACCCTGGCCCACCTGCTTACCGAGAAGCGCGCCGGCCGGGCCGAAGGCCGCCCCAGCCTGGTGGTGGCGCCCACCTCGGTGCTGGGCAACTGGCGCGCCGAGGCCGAGCGTTTCACGCCGGGCCTGCGGGTGCTGACCCTGCACGGCCCCGGCCGCCAGCAGTACTTTGGGCGGCTGGAGGACTACGACCTGGTGCTGACCAGCTACGCCCTGCTGCCGCGCGACATCGAGGCCCTGCGGGAGCAGCCGTTTCATCTGGTAATTCTGGACGAGGCACAGAACATCAAAAACCCGCGCAGCGCCGCTGCCAGGGCCGCACGGGCTTTGCAGGCCCGGTACCGGCTAGCGCTGACCGGCACCCCGCTGGAAAATCACCTGGGCGAGCTGTGGTCGCTGTTTCACTTTCTGATGCCGGGACTGCTGGGCAGCGAGCGGCAATTTGGTGAGCTGTACCGCACGCCTATCGAAAAAGCCGGCGATCTGGCCCGGCAGCGCGCCCTGGCGGCCCGCACCCGGCCTTTCGTGCTGCGGCGCGACAAGCGGCAGGTGGCCCGTGAGCTGCCCGACAAGACCGAGGTGGTGGTGCGGCTGGACCTGGAAGGCGACCAGCGCGACCTGTACGAGACGGTGCGGGTCAATCTGGAAGGCCGGGTGCGCCAGGAGCTGGAAGCCCGCGGCCTGGCCCGCTCCAGCGTGACCATTCTGGACGCGCTGCTGAAGCTGCGGCAGGCCGCTACCGACCCCCGGCTGGTGCGGCTGAGCATGGCCGCGCAGGTGCAGCACAACGCCAAGCGCGAATGGCTGCTGGCCCAGCTGCCGCAGATGGTGCAAGAAGGCCACCGGGTGCTGGTGTTCAGCCAGTTCGCCTCTTTGCTGGGGTTGCTGGAAACCGACCTCAAGGAGCTGGGTATCTCCTACAGCAAGCTGACCGGGCAGACCCGCCGGCGTGCCGAGGCCATCGAACGTTTTCAGAGCGGCGAGGCCGAGGTGTTTCTGATCAGCCTCAAGGCCGGGGGCGTGGGCCTCAACCTGACGGCGGCCGACACGGTGATTCACCTGGACCCCTGGTGGAACCCCGCCGCCGAAGCGCAGGCCACCGACCGCGCCTACCGCATCGGGCAGGACCAGCCGGTGTTCGTATACAAGCTGATTGCCGCCGGCAGCGTGGAGGAACGGATTCTGGAACTGCAGAGCCGCAAGGCCGCGCTGGCCCAGGGCGTGCTGGACGGTGGCCTGACCAGCGCCGCGCAGCTGACCCAGGCCGACCTGGACGCCCTGCTGGCCCCGCTGGCCGCCGGCGAGGAAAAGGGCAGCAGCGAAGCAGCCACCGGCCCCCTCCCCTTGCCGGCAGCTGAGGAAGCAGCGCCCAGGGCCCCCCGCCCAGCCCGCAAACCCGCGGCCCGGCGGGCCAAACAGGCGGCCGGAAAGGCAGAGAAGAGCAGCGCAGCAGCAGTCAAAGAAGAAGAGGAAGAAGCCCCAGAGCCCGAGCCGGTCGGATCCTGA
- a CDS encoding ACT domain-containing protein, which produces MALTLTLLGGDYAVCRLDPAAPLPTWATQGAFWTVSRTAEELSVLCAAEQVPAGVRAQAGWAALKLEGPFAFELTGILASVLEPLRDAGIGIFAVSTFDTDYVLVAGQQLAAAITALEAAGHQVQR; this is translated from the coding sequence ATGGCCCTGACTCTGACCCTGCTGGGCGGCGACTATGCCGTCTGCCGCTTGGACCCCGCTGCGCCGCTGCCCACCTGGGCCACCCAGGGAGCGTTCTGGACCGTCAGCCGCACCGCCGAGGAACTTTCGGTGCTGTGCGCGGCCGAGCAGGTGCCCGCCGGTGTGCGTGCGCAGGCCGGCTGGGCGGCACTGAAGCTGGAAGGCCCTTTTGCCTTCGAACTGACTGGCATTCTTGCCAGCGTGCTGGAACCGCTGCGGGACGCCGGCATCGGTATTTTTGCGGTCAGCACTTTCGATACCGACTATGTGCTGGTGGCCGGGCAGCAGCTGGCAGCGGCCATCACCGCGCTGGAGGCCGCCGGCCATCAGGTGCAGCGCTAG
- a CDS encoding SDR family oxidoreductase — MTSTAPLPVSEPVAARPVTLITGATGGIGRATAHALAPDHDLILQGRNRAALEALQREVEAAQPGVQVQLLELDLLHPATFADAVADLRPHHLVHNAGVAELGAVAGQPHDRWSWTLAVNVVAPAELTRLLLPSVRAAHGTVVFINSGAGLRANPGWASYAASKHALKALADALRQEEAASGVRVASLYPGRTASPMQQAIREQEGAEYDPAAFIQPATVADVVRYVLAAPRDVSLDDVAVRPGPH, encoded by the coding sequence ATGACTTCTACCGCTCCTCTACCTGTTTCTGAGCCTGTTGCCGCCCGTCCCGTCACTCTGATTACCGGCGCCACCGGCGGCATCGGCCGGGCCACCGCACATGCTCTGGCCCCGGACCACGACCTGATTCTGCAGGGCCGCAACCGCGCCGCGCTGGAAGCCCTGCAGCGCGAGGTAGAAGCGGCGCAGCCGGGCGTGCAGGTGCAACTGCTGGAGCTGGACCTGCTGCACCCAGCCACCTTTGCTGACGCGGTGGCCGATCTGCGCCCCCACCATCTGGTCCACAACGCCGGCGTGGCCGAGCTGGGCGCGGTCGCGGGGCAGCCGCACGACCGCTGGAGCTGGACCCTGGCCGTGAACGTGGTCGCCCCCGCCGAGCTGACCCGGCTGCTGCTGCCCTCGGTGCGGGCGGCGCACGGCACGGTGGTCTTTATCAACTCGGGCGCGGGCCTGCGGGCCAATCCCGGCTGGGCCAGCTACGCTGCCAGCAAGCACGCCCTCAAGGCCCTGGCCGACGCCCTACGGCAGGAAGAAGCCGCCAGCGGGGTGCGGGTCGCCAGCCTTTACCCAGGCCGTACCGCCTCCCCAATGCAGCAGGCCATCCGCGAGCAGGAGGGCGCCGAGTACGACCCGGCCGCATTCATCCAGCCTGCCACGGTGGCCGACGTGGTGCGCTACGTGCTGGCGGCCCCGCGTGACGTGTCGCTGGACGACGTGGCGGTGCGCCCTGGCCCCCACTAA